Proteins encoded in a region of the Streptomyces sp. PCS3-D2 genome:
- a CDS encoding ATP-binding cassette domain-containing protein produces MVGMTRNDKNPNAVEVRGLVKHYGETRALDGVDLDVREGTVLGVLGPNGAGKTTLVRCLSTLIVPDAGTATVAGFDVVRQPRQLRRTIGLTGQYASVDEKLSGWENLYMIGRLLDLSRKEARLRADEMLERFSLTEAAKKAAMHYSGGMRRRLDLAASLIGRPAVIYLDEPTTGLDPRTRNEVWDEVQSLVAEGATVLLTTQYMEEAEQLASELTVIDRGKVIANGKVDELKARVGGRTLKIRPVSSSDLPGMARSLAEAGLDGVAGSQAVPDEGVLLVPILSDEQLTAVVGLLAARGYAIADLGTYLPSLDEVFLAITGQKPTFTEDRVTTDTTEEVAA; encoded by the coding sequence ATGGTGGGCATGACGCGAAACGACAAGAACCCCAACGCCGTGGAGGTGCGGGGGCTGGTCAAGCACTACGGCGAGACCAGGGCCCTCGACGGTGTCGACCTCGATGTCCGTGAGGGCACGGTCCTCGGAGTCCTCGGCCCCAACGGCGCCGGCAAGACCACGCTGGTGCGCTGCCTGTCCACCCTGATCGTCCCGGACGCCGGGACGGCGACCGTCGCCGGCTTCGACGTGGTCCGACAGCCCCGGCAGCTGCGCCGCACCATCGGCCTGACCGGCCAGTACGCCTCGGTCGACGAGAAGCTCTCCGGCTGGGAGAACCTCTACATGATCGGGCGGCTGCTCGACCTCTCCCGCAAGGAAGCCCGCCTGCGCGCGGACGAGATGCTGGAGCGCTTCTCCCTGACCGAGGCGGCGAAGAAGGCCGCCATGCACTACTCCGGCGGCATGCGGCGCCGGCTCGACCTGGCCGCCTCGCTGATCGGCCGGCCGGCCGTGATCTACCTGGACGAGCCGACCACCGGTCTCGACCCGCGCACCCGCAACGAGGTGTGGGACGAGGTCCAGTCCCTGGTCGCGGAAGGCGCCACGGTGCTGCTCACCACGCAGTACATGGAGGAGGCCGAGCAGCTCGCGAGCGAGCTGACCGTCATCGACCGCGGCAAGGTCATAGCCAACGGCAAGGTCGACGAGCTGAAGGCACGCGTCGGCGGCCGCACCCTGAAGATCCGTCCCGTGTCCTCCTCGGACCTGCCGGGCATGGCCCGCTCGCTGGCCGAGGCCGGACTGGACGGCGTGGCCGGCTCCCAGGCGGTGCCGGACGAGGGGGTGCTCCTCGTCCCGATCCTGAGCGACGAGCAGCTGACGGCCGTGGTCGGCCTGCTGGCCGCCCGCGGGTACGCGATCGCCGACCTCGGCACCTACCTGCCCAGCCTCGACGAGGTGTTCCTGGCCATCACCGGCCAGAAGCCCACGTTCACCGAGGACCGCGTCACCACCGACACGACCGAGGAGGTCGCGGCATGA
- the panB gene encoding 3-methyl-2-oxobutanoate hydroxymethyltransferase, with amino-acid sequence MTHAVSPAREPAAAASPTLYGGTGTRRITVRDLTLAKERGEKWPMLTAYDAMTASVFDESGIPVILVGDSMGNCHLGFDSTVPVTMDHMTMLSAAVVRGTSRALVIGDMPFGSYQEGAVQALRSATRLVKEAGVGAVKLEGGERSLAQTELIVQSGIPVMSHLGLTPQSVNAMGYRVQGRGDEAAHQLLRDAKAAQDAGAFAVVLELVPAELAAEVTRSLHIPTVGIGAGAECDAQVLVWTDMMGLTGGRMPKFVKQYAKLRETMTDAAKAFAEDVVGGAFPQEQHAFH; translated from the coding sequence ATGACGCATGCCGTTTCGCCTGCCCGCGAACCCGCAGCCGCGGCCTCCCCCACCCTGTACGGAGGCACGGGCACCCGGCGCATCACCGTCCGCGACCTGACCCTCGCCAAGGAACGCGGCGAGAAGTGGCCCATGCTCACCGCCTACGACGCGATGACCGCGTCCGTCTTCGACGAGTCCGGCATCCCGGTCATCCTCGTCGGCGACTCGATGGGCAATTGCCACCTCGGCTTCGACTCCACCGTCCCGGTGACGATGGACCACATGACCATGCTCTCGGCGGCCGTCGTACGCGGCACCAGCCGCGCGCTGGTCATCGGCGACATGCCGTTCGGCTCGTACCAGGAGGGCGCCGTGCAGGCGCTCCGCAGCGCGACCCGCCTGGTCAAGGAGGCCGGAGTGGGCGCCGTGAAGCTGGAGGGCGGCGAGCGTTCGCTGGCCCAGACGGAGCTGATCGTGCAGTCGGGCATCCCCGTCATGTCCCACCTGGGCCTGACCCCGCAGTCGGTCAACGCCATGGGCTACCGGGTGCAGGGCCGCGGCGACGAAGCCGCGCACCAGCTGCTGCGCGACGCGAAGGCGGCGCAGGACGCGGGTGCGTTCGCGGTGGTGCTGGAGCTCGTTCCGGCCGAACTGGCCGCCGAGGTCACCCGGTCCCTGCACATCCCGACGGTCGGTATCGGCGCGGGCGCGGAGTGCGACGCCCAGGTCCTGGTGTGGACCGACATGATGGGCCTGACCGGCGGGAGGATGCCGAAGTTCGTCAAGCAGTACGCGAAGCTCCGCGAAACCATGACGGACGCGGCGAAGGCCTTCGCCGAGGACGTCGTCGGCGGGGCGTTCCCGCAGGAGCAGCACGCCTTCCACTGA
- a CDS encoding endonuclease/exonuclease/phosphatase family protein — MAQAYRTEPGSGGSEREPSGSRFRRRLAGLSRDPGIWRRGRVLAAIAVLLSLVMIFHAELPNDVGNLGSLTETFLPWLGLAVPFLLGGAFFRRSATALVAALLPAVVWLNLFGGLVFDKSGTGGDLVVATHNVDADNPDPGGTAASVARSGADVLALTELKGSVVPVYEKALAGTYKYHAVEGTVGLWSKYPLSGSAPVDIRMGWTRAMRATVATPQGEVAAFVAHLPSVRVKLNAGFTANQRDNSADALGAALAAEPLKKVVLLGDLNGTMNDRALSEVTSQMRSTQGAAGDGFGFSWPAQFPMARIDQILVRGIRPEASWTLPRTGSDHLPVAARLTVGT; from the coding sequence ATGGCACAGGCGTACAGGACGGAACCGGGGAGCGGCGGCTCGGAGCGCGAGCCCTCCGGGTCCCGTTTCCGGCGCCGGCTGGCCGGTCTGAGCAGGGATCCGGGGATCTGGCGGCGGGGACGGGTCCTCGCCGCGATCGCCGTGCTGCTGTCACTGGTCATGATCTTCCATGCCGAGCTGCCCAACGACGTGGGCAACCTCGGCAGCCTCACCGAGACGTTCCTGCCGTGGCTGGGCCTGGCGGTTCCGTTTCTGCTGGGGGGCGCGTTCTTCCGCCGGTCGGCGACCGCTCTGGTCGCGGCCCTGCTGCCCGCCGTGGTCTGGCTGAATCTTTTTGGCGGCCTGGTCTTCGACAAGTCCGGCACCGGCGGCGACCTCGTCGTCGCCACCCACAACGTCGACGCCGACAATCCCGACCCGGGCGGCACCGCCGCCTCGGTCGCCCGCTCCGGGGCCGACGTCCTGGCCCTCACCGAGCTCAAGGGCAGCGTCGTCCCCGTCTACGAGAAGGCCCTGGCGGGCACGTACAAGTACCACGCGGTCGAGGGCACGGTCGGCCTGTGGAGCAAGTATCCGCTGAGCGGCAGCGCGCCCGTGGACATCCGGATGGGCTGGACGCGGGCCATGCGGGCCACCGTGGCCACCCCGCAGGGCGAGGTCGCGGCGTTCGTCGCCCACCTGCCCTCGGTCCGCGTCAAGCTGAACGCGGGCTTCACCGCCAACCAGCGCGACAACAGCGCCGACGCGCTGGGCGCCGCGCTCGCCGCCGAACCCCTGAAGAAGGTCGTCCTCCTCGGCGACCTGAACGGCACCATGAACGACCGCGCGCTGTCCGAGGTCACCTCGCAGATGCGCTCCACCCAGGGCGCGGCGGGCGACGGCTTCGGCTTCAGCTGGCCGGCACAGTTCCCGATGGCCCGCATCGACCAGATCCTGGTCCGCGGGATCCGGCCCGAGGCCTCCTGGACCCTGCCCCGCACGGGGAGCGACCACCTGCCGGTCGCCGCGCGGCTGACGGTCGGCACGTAG